TAGGACGCCATAGTTCATTGGGCACGCAATTGTATAAGGCATTCCAGTTTTGCCATCATAGTTACCGCTAATTGATAACATTATTATTGATCTTTTCTCCCTGTTTTAAAGACAGCAGCTCCACCTTTTCTTCCAGCGCATTTTTGGTAGAACCGTCCATATTTTGTCGGTAGGTGTTCGCGTATCTATGacttcattcttctatttgcCAAACCTTTTCCATCTGACGTTATCATTTCGAAGTGTGCTTTCAACGTGGGAACTGTTGAAAGAAAGGTGCTAAtaaatttcaattcatttccaaaagtttgtctttatatgaATTTGGTTCGCTTTTCAAGTGAATCCTACTTGAGGTGctgatttcattttctgctACTCATCTTCATAATTCCTCATTTGAATTAGTTGATATTAGAACACCAGTAATAAGTCGATGTTCAAAATCGATTGTATGCCTTGCCAGGTCCAATTTTTTGGAAGACATCGAATATTTGCAATTTGAAGGTTCTTTTCAAGGCTGCACGGGGCGGGCGTTTCTCTTCCGTCGTGTCGCTAACGTTCGATACGGAGAACCTGTTGCAAGGAAGTTAACAACAGGAAAACATTTGGTCTGTCATTTTCTCGTCATTTCTACTTTTAAATTCTTTGTAATTTCTTACTGCAGTCCATTCAGGTTCGTGACGTTTTTTGTCTCGTGTGTGATACCAAGTTAGGATGGCTTTATGAATTTACACATGAAAATACGGAAAGATACAAGGAAGGTTGGTGTGAAGTTCTGTTTAATAATGAACTTAAATCTGAAAGGGTTGAGAGCCATTCTAGCTACTGAAATTAAGGGAAATGTATACTGGAACGAAGACTTGTTCGGGAAATGGAAGTGACTAACAACCAGCTTGCCGAACGTTTGTTCGAGCATGAGGAACCAGCATCTCCTGCAAAGCTTCGACTGAACTGGAAGCGATTATAGTTAGATTGTTGTTTGTAGTCGGTCCAGCCAAGTTGTACGATCTCATTCGCTCAAGTGCACATCTTGCTTTTCGCTGACATTGTtaggtcgttttttttttatttcttcgtaattaAAGTTGACTGTTCTTCAATTTATCAGCTCagtctttctttcttataaatatatctaacatttttattaaattgtGTTGACTTAAATTCTTCTATTCTGTATTGTCACTAGTACGAATATGCTATTCAtacttcgtttttctttcgccagattttattttagtgtATGTTTTGCACCGACTCACTAGTCATTTTCACAGATGACAGTCTTCCACAAAAGTAAGAGCGTGGACGATTCAGACGACGAAAATCAGCGACCTTTTGAATGTACCGTCAGGTTGGTTTTCCTTATCTGATTATAAAATGTAGTCGTAAAGCGTCGTTGCTTCTTCTTGTCATGGGTACCGCGACGCATTCGCTGGAATTCGCACGCCTCTCTAGTGTTCTTTGGTTCTTCTCTGAAGATTGGTTTTTACTTGGTAGATAGTAGTCACGTGTTGAATCAAGCAACTTTGCATCACGCGTACGACGGTATTGTAAGTTTAATAGATGTAATCGTTGAAGTGTGCAAGAATAACCGGGAAAAATGTAGATTGGGAGGgggcactcaaccgcgctcttatttctggaagcgcgatcttcctttttcctctcAAGTAACtaataactttagcttacatctCATTGATCCCCTAAGACATCCTTAAATCTCAGGGGTCCGACTGATTCAGTTATTTacctccagaaataaaagtgcGATTGTTCCGCGCTCAACTGCACTTAACCCGAAGAACCCTTAATGAGTGTTTCCCGAAAACTGCGTGGTTGTGGAAATGCAGTGACGCTTCAAAGACCAATTCCATTCCATAAGAGGAATGCCCAAGCAGCAGCAACACGCAAATGGCGTTTAGAAGGGACATCTTCTGAcagtaaaaatttaaaaaaggctATAGATGTTTTGCAGCAGCCAATTTTAGACTTCTGGGAATACTGTGCGAACGCATGCGATCTGTGAAGTAGCCGATCTACTTCACAGATCGCATGTGTTCGCACAGTACATTCTCCTCCAGCACGATTTTTGGAGTCTTAATCTGTTCTTTCTGAACGgcatttgctttctttttctgttcggGCATTCCTCTTGTGAAATTGGTCTCTGAAGCGTCACTGAATTTCCATAATCGACGCAGTCCTCGTGAAAAACTTAGTAGTTATGCGTTGTTAGTGCACCGCCCCGGTTTTGTTGCACAGTTGTTTCAACAATACCTCTTGGTGCAAAGTTTCCCTATGCAGTAGCTCATGTTTGTGCGAACGTGATATATCAAATATCAAGCGAATTTCAACGAACCGCTCTTTCACCGCTTGAGGCTCGTTGTCGTTCGTTAATAACTAATCATGAGCTCTGCCAAATCTTGTGCAAAGGTGGATTGATGAAGTTCAGCTCATCGCTTTGTGTAGTTGTTAGTCTTTTGTGTAGCGGGGGTTATCTGTTTCTATCACATTTTTTAATGTGAATATGATTCCATCTGCTATTTTAACGTGACATTTAGTGACCAAGGAACAACGTTCAAACCACGAAAACGCCTTAATTTCAATAGAGAACAACGACCAGGTACAGCTGTTAATAGAAGTTGATAAATATCAGGTTGACTATACCACTGATAACAAAACCCATTAAGAGGGGTTATAATAAGCAATGAAGCGATCTACTGTTGTttaaaatcaatgtttttgcCTTCCCCGACTAGTCTGATACTAATTTATGGAAcaagaaagatgaaagaatTGGTTAGCAGCtgggcagtttcgaaccatcaatcgGGCAGTAGCAATGAAATCTGCTACCAACTGCGCTTGGAACTAAGAGTTATGTACTGGTAATGTGACCTCATTAGTGCACCTAATTAGTAGTTTACAAGGAAATAGTGAAGCGGCTAGAGGATAAGTAATAACATTTTGCTCAATTAAGTTAATACTTTGATCACCTATTCATTCCTTCATTATATACTTCGCTAATAATCGTTGGAACACGATTGTATTCTTCCCTTGCGATATGATATGATGATTGATAATGTTGTGGTTGATCTAACCTACTGAGAGCTTAGCAACTGTTTAGAAtgtaaaaatagaaggaaacaAAGAAGCAGTGAGCCGCGCAGTCCCACACGTCTCTTTATGCGTCGCTGTATGTGCGGTCATGATTTAGAACTAGAATTGTTGTTTCAAATCCCACTaaacattttaaaacaatGTAATTGTACAGTATAATTTTAATATAATTGACAGTTTTCTTTGGATGGAGTAACGATGTAATACATGTGAACTGTGTTAGTTTTCTGTTTCCTCGACATAGATCTTACATACCAGGAATGAGTGTTTTTAGAGTACGCCCGTGGTGGATCTGTTTCTCCCGGAGCGAATTCTGGTGATGAGTACGATGTCGGATTTAAAGATGAGAAAGTACGTTGTCGTGGTTACTATTGGacttgttgaaaaaattcctatgttgatcttttttgtgtctattcttttctcttttagacaacttcattttttgcaTCTGAATGTATGCGATAGTGGCGCTTTTTAGATGGATGCAGATTTTGCTCTTCTTCTGAAGAGAACCCGAGGTTTTGAAATAAGGCAGGTTCGAGGAGATGGATCATGCATGTTTCGAGCCGTTGGTTAGTGCTTGCTAGTACGAATACATACTTTGccaaaattattaaaaacacTATTACTTCAGCTGATCAGCTTTATGCCGACCAAGAGATGCACGGGGAAGTGCGACGATTGTGTATGGACTACAtggtttgtttcattttccgATAGTCATTAACATCTTCCTACGTTTAGTTAATATAGCTCACTTCTTTTTATTCGGTGTTTTAGGTTCGCAACCGGGATCATTTTGCCCCATTTGTTGCCGAGGATTTCTCATCCTATGTGGCTCGTAAACGTCGTCCTGGTCAGCATGGGAATCATGTCGAATTACAAGCCATCTCGGAGATGTTTGCTCGTCCTATTGAAATCTACGAATACAGCGAAAGTGAGGAAATACATGTGTTTCCTGGCATTTTTAtgcatagttttcttttttccagaccCTCGCAACATTTTTTATCCAACAATTAATACGCTTGAAGTTAATGAACCGATTCGTCTCAGCTATCATGGCTCATCTCATTATAATTCTGGTAAGGTTTTcgcatttctattttctgtcCTCTCTGGACTTTTACTCATTTCAGCGATTACTTTGTAGGCAAGATACATTCCAGTCTTTTTGATACAACCGTTTACTGTTGTATTTCGTAATATATCCTCTGTGTAATAGCTTTCCAAAAAGCGAACTActgtttctctcatatttgcTCAGTCCTCTGCTATTTCTTACGGAAAGATGTGAAGATAGGTGTTTCTTTCCTGCTACACCCACtgtttttcattgcttttcaCATTTGCTTACTGTTTCTATGTTTAGTCTATTCCAGACGCTCAGATTCAATTTATAAAAAGGGAAGCAGATCTGTTTTCACAGCTATGAATTTTTGTATGAAAGATACCGCAGTTTGCATTTGCAGTCGTCGATCCATTTGCTCCTGCCGTTGGAATAGGTCTTGGACTTCCTGGTTATGTGGCTAATGGAGCGAATGACTTGCGGCAAGCAGTGAAAGAAAGCAGTGACCGAAGTGTGGAACAGGCTCTTGTCCAAAGTCAGCTCGTCTTGACGGATATCGAACGAACTGAAAAGGAGATTAGTGAACAGGTGTTACCGCTATAAGATTTCCTTTGTTTTAAGCGTAGAAGCTTCTAGGTAAATAATTGTTATAgttttctaaatgttttttcATTAGGTCGCACGAGATTCGTACCTGGATTATTTGGCAAGGGAATCTGGTAACGAGCAGTCCTCGCACAAGTCTTCATTGTATGCGGAATTACTGGCTTTAGAAGGTGTGACAATGTATATTTCTGCACTCGCTacttgaagaaatattttgtccTCCTGTCCAATTCTGTAATAGGTTAACGTTTTCTTCGTAGTTATTGAAGTCAGGGATAACCACGAGACATTATGTTGAACTCCTACAAGATGGGGTTACAATAATCCtctcgaagaaaatttcacgaTAGCTGACTTCAGAGGAAAGTAGTAACCGAGACATTTTTGTGAGATAGATGTACTCCTGTTTAGATATCCAATCTTGTGAAGTGAAaagtaataaagaaaatattctgtCTTGGTTTTGCTAGCGATGGGGATAGTTTCTCGTAAAAATTTAGtcgaagttttgaaaatttactcACGCTTCATTTACTTACCTCCCACAATGTCCACAGCATGTTCAGTAGTTCACATCAGTAGAATTGGAAATTTTGCTGAATTCTTAGTACACGCTGctgaaatttgcagaaatctgTAGATTAGTTGTTGTGAACACTTgctgtttcttctcttttctaagCTACGTGAGTTAAGTTTCGTCAATCCTCAGCAGGCAAAGTTGCTATACACCTATGTTATCTAGGGAGTTTGTTAAGTTTTTCTACTCAAGTATTCTTTACTTAGCAACCGATTCCActgtggttttcttttctatagaATGTGGTGGATGGCCCGAAACTGTGGTGGACGAAGACGATGAGCTGGCACGTGCTTTATCACTGAGCGAACAACAGTATATGGAAGAACTTCAACTACGGTATGGATGTGACCCAGACGACGCCAACAATAATAGAGGCTAATCTCTATTGTAATGTTAATATTCGCGTATCTAGCTTATACATagtgatcagaaaaaaaattagctcgtctataatatttttatacgCTAAACATTATCTCTGTTCGTGAAAGGACATGTATAATCACTAAATGGGTTCATTTCCATCATCCCCGGTGACTTGCTGAAGCGAGTAAAAACAATTTATTCTCTCGAACCGAGACGGGCTAATTTTTCTTGGGTCGCTTTATGCTTAAATTAAGCAGAGCAAGCTCACTGTAACTTTCTTGTTTGTGTGTATAATGCAAACCGCTATCTATCCGGTTTATCATACTTTGGCTTTTATCAAGTGCAACTTCTCAAATGTAGATTTCTCAATAGTCaactttcattcgtttttcaaTAGTCAGCTTTCATTTGTCTCCTCTcatttcacagtttttctatttgatttcatttctagCCTTGATCATAATAGGATACAAATAATTAGCATAATTGTGTTCCCGGTTCTGTAACTTTATGGTAACTTTTACATCAAATCGTTACATTACTTACTGGTTATTTGACTGTATACTTGCTTGTTAGATTGATTGATTCCCTCTTGTGGTTTCAATAAATTCTTTAACCTTGATTGTATTTCATTATGTGTTT
This window of the Necator americanus strain Aroian chromosome III, whole genome shotgun sequence genome carries:
- a CDS encoding hypothetical protein (NECATOR_CHRIII.G9812.T2) — its product is MMPRVFLEHWGGRRTFSCEKCGTYLSNRQEVVSTRFSGCTGRAFLFRRVANVRYGEPVARKLTTGKHLVRDVFCLVCDTKLGWLYEFTHENTERYKEGKCILERRLVREMEVTNNQLAERLFEHEEPASPAKLRLNWKRL
- a CDS encoding hypothetical protein (NECATOR_CHRIII.G9813.T1), with amino-acid sequence MTVFHKSKSVDDSDDENQRPFECTVSDQGTTFKPRKRLNFNREQRPEYARGGSVSPGANSGDEYDVGFKDEKMDADFALLLKRTRGFEIRQVRGDGSCMFRAVADQLYADQEMHGEVRRLCMDYMVRNRDHFAPFVAEDFSSYVARKRRPGQHGNHVELQAISEMFARPIEIYEYSENPRNIFYPTINTLEVNEPIRLSYHGSSHYNSVVDPFAPAVGIGLGLPGYVANGANDLRQAVKESSDRSVEQALVQSQLVLTDIERTEKEISEQVARDSYLDYLARESGNEQSSHKSSLYAELLALEECGGWPETVVDEDDELARALSLSEQQYMEELQLRYGCDPDDANNNRG
- a CDS encoding hypothetical protein (NECATOR_CHRIII.G9812.T3) → MMPRVFLEHWGGRRTFSCEKCGTYLSNRDLRDGTRLAPAASSWNRAECKLIFDVSCTGRAFLFRRVANVRYGEPVARKLTTGKHLVRDVFCLVCDTKLGWLYEFTHENTERYKEGKCILERRLVREMEVTNNQLAERLFEHEEPASPAKLRLNWKRL
- a CDS encoding hypothetical protein (NECATOR_CHRIII.G9812.T1), with protein sequence MPRVFLEHWGGRRTFSCEKCGTYLSNRQEVVSTRDLRDGTRLAPAASSWNRAECKLIFDVRDVFCLVCDTKLGWLYEFTHENTERYKEGKCILERRLVREMEVTNNQLAERLFEHEEPASPAKLRLNWKRL